DNA from Thermus oshimai DSM 12092:
TATCTCCCACCTACACCCCACCTTATTCCCACACCCCCGGCAAAAAGAGCGGCCACGCCCCTAAAGGGCGTGGCCTTCGGGCCCAGGGTGGGCCGTAAGCCGGGTTCTGTTTCCGCGGTCATCTCTCTGGGACCACGGTCGCCCGTGGCCTCAAGCGGCTCATCCCGGAGGTTCTAGCGGGCCGGGCAAGCCCTTCCTCCCTACCGAGCCTTGCACCGGGTGGGGTTTGCCGTGCCCCAGCCTGTTGCCAGGCCAGGCGGTGGGCTCTTACCCCACCGTTTCACCCTTGCCCGCACCCCCCTTGGGGGGGGCCGCTGGCGGTCTCTTCTCTGTGGCACTTTCCGTCGGGTTACCCCGCCCAGCCGTTAGCTGGCACCCCGCCCTATGGTGCCCGGACTTTCCTCACCCGGGGGGCAGGTCCCCCGGGCGCAACCGCGCGCCCACCCTGGGGCCATCTCCTATTGTAGCCCAAACTCCCCAAGCCAGCCCTCGGGACCGAGGGCGCGCTCCAGGTCCTCCCGGCCTCGGAGGCCCACTCCTGGGGGTTATAAAGGGCATCCCGGAGGATGGCCCACCGGGTTTCCGCCCGGTTTAGGAGCTGGGTTTTGGGTTCGTCCCCACCCATTTCGCCTAAGCCACCCCGGTTCTCGGGACCCGGGGGTTGCCTTCAGGATTGGCGGGCCCGGAGGGATTCGAACCCCCGACCTACCGCTTAGAAGGCGGCTGCTCTGTCCACTGAGCTACGGGCCCTAAAGCTTGGCCGGGGTGTCGCCACCCCGGCGTTTGGAGCGGGAGACGGGACTCGAACCCGCGACCCTCGGCTTGGAAGGCCGATGCTCTACCAACTGAGCTACTCCCGCCTGGTCGGGGCGGCCCGATTTGAACGGGCGACCCCCTGCTCCCAAAGCAGGTGCGCTACCGGCCTGCGCTACGCCCCGGGGCCTTGGCCCCAAAGGCCACCATATCACTTGCCTGGGGGAGGGTCAAGGTGTGCTATGATGCCCTCATGCGCCTAGGACCTGTGGAGATTATCCTCATCCTTCTCGTCATCCTCCTCCTTTTTGGGGCCAAGAAGCTTCCCGAGCTTGCCCGGGGCCTTGGCCAGTCGGCCAAGGAGTTCAAGAAGGGCCTTTCCGAGGGGGAAGAGAAGAAAGAGGAAAAAGCCTAATCCGTGGGGTTGGGCATGGGGATTGTGAGGCCGCCTGGGGCGTAGAGGCGGTAGCTTTCCGGCCTGACGTAGGCGGCCAAGGCTAGGCCGTACCGCTTGGCTAAGTCCACCGCGGGGGCGGTGGCCCCGGTGCGGCTGGCCAGGAGCACGGCCCCCATGGCGATGGCCTTGGCCGCCATCTCCCGGCTCACCCGGCCGGTCACCGCCAGGAGCACGGGGGGCTTAATCCCCTCAAGGAGCATGTACCCCATGAGCCGGTCCACGGCGTTGTGGCGGCCGATGTCCTCGTTCAGGTAAAGGAGGTGGCCCTCGAGGTCAAAGAGGGCCGCCCCGTGGATGCCCCGGGTTTCCGCGTAGGCCCGGGCTTCCCGGCGGAGCTCGGAAAGGAGCCGGGGAGGAAGGCCTGGGTCCAGGGAAACGGGGGGCAGGGGGCGGAGGGGGGTCTCGCCGAAGCGGAGCCCCGCGGCGCACCCGCTGTCCCGCACCCCTAGGCCCCGCTTGGGCCTTTGGGGCAGGTTCAGGTTCACCACCCCGTCCCCCACCTGCCAGGTGAGCCCCTCGAGGCCCCCCACCACCCCGCTCAGGTAGAGGTGGCCTAAGGCCAGAAGGAGCTCCTCCCCTGGGGTGTAGCTCAAGGCGGTCCAGGGCTCCCCGTTGAGGCATAGGAGCAGGGTGGCCTCCTGGGGAAGGGGAAAATCCTCCTGGAAAAACCGCCCCTTCTGGTAGCGCCACACGGCTAGGCCCAGTTTAGCGCCCCTTAAGCGGGAAAAGGGGGCGGAAGGCACCAAAAGAAACCCGCCCGGGGTCTGGTCCCGGGCGGAAAGGGATTTCCTAGAGGCGCTTTAGAACCTCCTCCGCTTCCTTGTACCCCGGCTTAAGCTTCAAGGCCTCCTGGCACTGGTACCGGGCCCCCGCCTTATCCCCCAGCTTCTCGCTGGCCAGGCAGAGGCCCAAGCGGTACTCGGGGTTTTTAGGCTCCAGCCGCACCGCCACGGTGTAGCGGCTCCTGGCCTTCTGGGCGTCCCCCAGTTCCAGGTAGATCTGGCCCAGGTAGGCGTAGGCGGTGGGGAAACGCAAGGGGGCCAGGGCCACGGCGTTTTCCAGGGCCACGCCCGCCTCCTTCTTCCGCCCCGAGAGGAGGTAGGCCCGGCCCAGGGTGTACCAGCCCTCGGCGTCCAGGGGTTTCAGCCGGTGCCCCTCCTCCAGCACCCGCACCGCCTCCGCGGCCTGGTTTTTGAGGAGGAGGGCCGAGGCGTAGCGGACCCGGAGGTCGCTGTCCTTGGGGTTCTGCTCCAAGGCCTTGGCGTACTGCTCCAGGGCCTCGTCCAGACGGCCCAGGGCCAGGTAAAGCTCCGCCAGGGTCTTGCGCACCTCGGGGGTGTCCTCCAGGGCCAGGGCCTTCTTCAGGCTTTCCTCCGCCTGGGCTCCTTGCCCCAGAAGGATGTAGACCAGGCCCCGCTGGAGGTAAAGGGAGGCGTACTTGGGGTTGATCTTTTCCGCGTCCTTCAGGACGGAAAGGGCCTGGTCCAGATACCCCTTGGCCCGCTCCTTGTCCTCCGCCGCCCGGTAGAAGGCCATGTAGGCCTCCGACAGGACCATGTACCCCCCCATGTACCGGGGGTTGCGGGCCACCAGGGTCTTGGCGTTCTCCAGGGCGGGGTTTAGGAGGCCCAGCTTGAGCTGGGTCCGCACCAGCCAGTACTGGGCGTCGGGGTCGCCTGGTTTTTCCTTTAGGGCCCGCTCAAAAAGCTCCAGGGCGGTCTCATAGCGGCCCAGGGCGTAAAGCTGCACCCCCAGGCGCAAAGGGTCCTGCTGGACCGTCTGGGGCGGGGGGGGAGGGGTCTGCTGGGCCAGGGCGCCAAGGGCCGAAAGTCCGAAAGCCAGGATCAACCAGCGCATACCGCACCTCTAGAGCACGTACCGCGAAAGGTCCTTGGAAGCGAAGACCGCCTCCAACCTTTGCTCCACGTAGGCCCGGGTGATCTCCACCCGGCCCAGGTCCGTCTGGAAGCTCACCTCCTCCAGAACCCTTTCCAGCACGGTGGCGAGCCTTCTCGCCCCGATGTCCTCCAGTTCCTGATTGGCCCGGTGGGCGGCCTCGGCGATGGCCCAAAGGGCTTCATCGTGGAAGACAAGCTCCGTGCCGTCCGCCCTGAGGAGCTCGGTGTACTGGCGGATAAGGGAGTTTTCCGGCTCCTTCAGGATCCGGTAGAACTCCTCCGCCCCCAAAGGGGAAAGCTCCACCCGGATGGGGAAGCGGCCCTGGAGTTCGGGGATGAGGTCCGAGGGCTTGGCCACGTGGAAGGCCCCCGCGGCGATGAAGAGGACGTGCTCCGTGGAGATGGGGCCGATGCGGGTGGAGACCACCGTGCCCTCCACGATGGGGAGGAGGTCGCGCTGTACCCCTTCCCCGGAGACGTCGGGGCCGATGCTCCCTTCCCGGCGGGCCACCTTGTCGATCTCGTCAATGAAGACGATGCCGTCCTCCTGGGCGCGGCGGCGGGCCTCCTCCTTGAGCTCTTCCTTGTCTATGAGCCGCTCGGCGTGCTGGTTCTTGAGGATCTCCCGCGCCTCTTTCACCGTCATCCGGCGCCGAACGGGCCGCTTGGGGAGGAGGCCTTTCAGCATCTCCCCCATGCCTCCAAACCCCTCGCCCCCCAAAACCCCCATGAAGGGCAGGGCCACCTCCTCCTCCACCTGCACCTCCACGGAAAGGGCGTCCAGCCGGCCCGAGCGCACCTCGGCGGGGGAGGCGCGGAGGAGGGTGGCGAGCTCCTCCTCCGCCAGGCGGAGGGCCTTTTCCTCCACCTTTTTCTTCATCTCCTCCAGCACCAGCTGGTAGCTGGCCTCGGCCAGATCCCGCACGATGGAGTCCACGTCCCGGCCCACATAGCCCACCTCGGTGAACTTGGTGGCCTCCACCTTCACGAAAGGGGCCCCCGCCAGCCGGGCCAGGCGGCGGGCGATCTCCGTCTTGCCCACCCCGGTGGGGCCGATCATGAGGATGTTTTTGGGCGTGACCTCCCGGGCGATCTCCGGGGGGAGCTTCTTGCGGCGGTAGCGGTTTCTTAGGGCCACGGCCACCGCCTTCTTGGCCGCCTCCTGGCCCACGATGTGCTTGGAAAGCTCCCGGACGATTTCCGCAGGCGTGAGGTTCATGCTTCCCCCAGGGTGAGGACGGTGACCTGGCCCGAGGTGTAGAGGTCCACCTCGGCGGCGATCTTGATGGCCTCCTCGGCAATCTCCCGGGCGGAGAGAGCGCTATGGCGCAGGAGGGCCTTGGCCGCGGCCAGGGCGTAGGGCCCCCCGGAGCCCACGGCGAGGAGGGGTTCCTCCGGGGTGATGACCTCCCCCGTGCCCGAAAGGAGGACCAGGTTCTCCCGGTCCGCGGCCACGATCATGGCCTGGAGGTGGCGGAGGATGCGGTCGGTGCGCCAGAGCTTGGCGGTTTCCACGGCGCCTTTAAGGAGGTTGCCCTTGGCCTCCTGGAGCTTTTCCTCAAAGCGCTCCAGAAGGGCCAGGGCGTCGGCCACGCCCCCGGCGAAGCCCACCAGCACCCCTCCCCCCACCTCGAGGCGCCGCACCTTCACCGCACCCCGCTTCAAGACGGTCTGGCCGAAGGTGACCTGGCCGTCCCCCGCTAGGGCGGTGACGCCGTCTTTGCGCACGGCTAGGATCGTAGTTCCGTGAATCTCCATCCAGGGCCACCTTACGCCTGGCCCATGAGAAAGGGGTTAGGCGGGCCTGGTGCTCCCCGGCACATACCCCGAAGGGGTCCTTCGCTAGACTGGAGGGGTGAAGGCCAAAACCCTGGGCGAACTCAGGCGCACCTACCCCATAGAAAAGCTCCGACGGACGGTGAAGGACGAGGCGCGGGAGAACCTCCGGGCCAAGCTCGCCCGGAGGGAGAGGCTTTTCCCCGGCATCCACGGCTACGAGGACACGGTCATCCCCGCCTTGGTGCAGGCGATTTTGGCCAAACAGAACTTCATCCTCCTCGGCACCCGGGGCCAGGCCAAAAGCCGCATCCTGAGAAGCCTCACCGCCCTTCTGGACGAGGAGATCCCCGCTCTCCCCACGGAGCTTCGGGATAACCCCTTAAG
Protein-coding regions in this window:
- a CDS encoding tetratricopeptide repeat protein, coding for MRWLILAFGLSALGALAQQTPPPPPQTVQQDPLRLGVQLYALGRYETALELFERALKEKPGDPDAQYWLVRTQLKLGLLNPALENAKTLVARNPRYMGGYMVLSEAYMAFYRAAEDKERAKGYLDQALSVLKDAEKINPKYASLYLQRGLVYILLGQGAQAEESLKKALALEDTPEVRKTLAELYLALGRLDEALEQYAKALEQNPKDSDLRVRYASALLLKNQAAEAVRVLEEGHRLKPLDAEGWYTLGRAYLLSGRKKEAGVALENAVALAPLRFPTAYAYLGQIYLELGDAQKARSRYTVAVRLEPKNPEYRLGLCLASEKLGDKAGARYQCQEALKLKPGYKEAEEVLKRL
- the hslV gene encoding ATP-dependent protease subunit HslV, with translation MEIHGTTILAVRKDGVTALAGDGQVTFGQTVLKRGAVKVRRLEVGGGVLVGFAGGVADALALLERFEEKLQEAKGNLLKGAVETAKLWRTDRILRHLQAMIVAADRENLVLLSGTGEVITPEEPLLAVGSGGPYALAAAKALLRHSALSAREIAEEAIKIAAEVDLYTSGQVTVLTLGEA
- a CDS encoding AAA family ATPase, with protein sequence MNLTPAEIVRELSKHIVGQEAAKKAVAVALRNRYRRKKLPPEIAREVTPKNILMIGPTGVGKTEIARRLARLAGAPFVKVEATKFTEVGYVGRDVDSIVRDLAEASYQLVLEEMKKKVEEKALRLAEEELATLLRASPAEVRSGRLDALSVEVQVEEEVALPFMGVLGGEGFGGMGEMLKGLLPKRPVRRRMTVKEAREILKNQHAERLIDKEELKEEARRRAQEDGIVFIDEIDKVARREGSIGPDVSGEGVQRDLLPIVEGTVVSTRIGPISTEHVLFIAAGAFHVAKPSDLIPELQGRFPIRVELSPLGAEEFYRILKEPENSLIRQYTELLRADGTELVFHDEALWAIAEAAHRANQELEDIGARRLATVLERVLEEVSFQTDLGRVEITRAYVEQRLEAVFASKDLSRYVL
- the tatA gene encoding twin-arginine translocase TatA/TatE family subunit, with the protein product MRLGPVEIILILLVILLLFGAKKLPELARGLGQSAKEFKKGLSEGEEKKEEKA
- a CDS encoding formate dehydrogenase accessory sulfurtransferase FdhD, encoding MWRYQKGRFFQEDFPLPQEATLLLCLNGEPWTALSYTPGEELLLALGHLYLSGVVGGLEGLTWQVGDGVVNLNLPQRPKRGLGVRDSGCAAGLRFGETPLRPLPPVSLDPGLPPRLLSELRREARAYAETRGIHGAALFDLEGHLLYLNEDIGRHNAVDRLMGYMLLEGIKPPVLLAVTGRVSREMAAKAIAMGAVLLASRTGATAPAVDLAKRYGLALAAYVRPESYRLYAPGGLTIPMPNPTD